From Aedes albopictus strain Foshan chromosome 1, AalbF5, whole genome shotgun sequence, one genomic window encodes:
- the LOC109411591 gene encoding small ribosomal subunit protein mS29, producing MFLRRTASSGLLTRASACLKAPLSTAVSPQQTKLDDFRTGESNPAAHNSSHLSRFYTVPVDVRKQVFSYGGFPKTFEKQIKTFNETCLMVREPAVEIINYMNGADYSKPANRFVLYGKDGVGKSLVLAHMLHYGYSREFLLVHVPWVANWMKRVKETANSTTHEGCLDLPLDGAAWLMHFKNQNAKLLSKLDLKVSRDYVWTKRETTPAGAPMLELIDHGINRAKFSCDAIAALLGELKQQSSEGKAKTMVVVDGFNAFFHPHTRITTENKVRVTPDKVTLTKPFLDITRPDWSNGVCILAVDRMALTEDRMESELPMYQLRREGFEHLDPFVPIRVDNYTEEEYYSCVQYYLNRKWIQQTESGFDKELEFLSGRNPFKLMELCASL from the coding sequence ATGTTCCTTCGTCGCACGGCTTCTTCGGGACTGCTAACAAGGGCTTCGGCATGCTTGAAAGCTCCCCTCTCGACGGCCGTCTCGCCACAGCAAACCAAACTGGATGATTTCCGCACCGGTGAATCCAATCCGGCGGCGCACAACAGCAGCCACCTGTCCCGGTTCTACACGGTCCCAGTCGACGTCCGGAAGCAGGTCTTTTCCTACGGTGGATTTCCGAAGACGTTCGAGAAGCAGATCAAAACTTTCAATGAGACTTGTCTGATGGTGCGGGAACCGGCTGTCGAGATTATCAACTATATGAACGGGGCTGATTACAGTAAACCGGCCAATCGGTTCGTGCTGTACGGGAAGGATGGCGTCGGAAAGTCGCTCGTCCTGGCTCACATGCTGCACTACGGATACAGCCGTGAGTTTTTGCTGGTGCACGTTCCCTGGGTGGCCAACTGGATGAAACGGGTTAAGGAAACGGCCAACTCGACCACCCACGAGGGCTGTCTGGATTTGCCGCTGGACGGCGCTGCGTGGTTGATGCACTTCAAGAACCAGAACGCCAAACTGTTGAGTAAGCTGGATCTCAAGGTCAGCCGGGACTACGTGTGGACTAAGCGGGAAACGACTCCGGCGGGGGCCCCGATGCTGGAGCTGATCGACCACGGCATAAACCGGGCCAAGTTTTCCTGTGACGCGATTGCGGCCCTTCTGGGGGAACTAAAGCAGCAATCCAGCGAAGGCAAGGCTAAAACCATGGTAGTTGTCGATGGGTTCAACGCATTCTTCCACCCGCACACCCGGATTACGACGGAGAACAAGGTCCGGGTGACGCCGGACAAAGTGACCTTGACCAAGCCATTCTTGGACATTACGCGGCCCGATTGGTCCAACGGCGTCTGCATCCTGGCCGTGGATCGAATGGCCCTTACAGAGGACCGCATGGAGTCGGAACTTCCCATGTATCAGCTGAGGAGGGAGGGCTTCGAGCATCTGGATCCGTTTGTGCCGATCCGGGTGGACAATTACACCGAGGAGGAATACTACAGCTGCGTGCAGTACTATCTGAACCGAAAGTGGATTCAACAGACGGAGTCGGGATTCGATAAGGAGTTGGAGTTTCTGAGCGGGCGCAATCCGTTCAAACTGATGGAGCTGTGTGCGAGCTTGTAG